A single region of the Podospora pseudopauciseta strain CBS 411.78 chromosome 1, whole genome shotgun sequence genome encodes:
- a CDS encoding hypothetical protein (COG:S; EggNog:ENOG503P01F), with the protein MFSLCIVMLCLRFTLVVFNAVIDSFWSPWNAWATSGGNAPGLGANVGPIPDRKVPSVELTVAGTSCQERHGKPMTTYMAVTRTHNRSLQLSFVGYKGDFLSLTIASAFPQNVDRDHDHPESHTLNFFPNNSLKSTYTTPLQTSSTLISRDNDKDNHNIRHDTDKMPNRLVEQAQEVAKEDIDKYKALLNDAARSRSYLYPIKGIFYFMSHRELWKPLASKLVPYLGLYASVMGPMFFFTYLPQLAIMVFVNGPLAVLTTILLVLNESAAVVSILSKSFLLQDALLDTFDGTLIAKNKTEIVANGREVNSRGDAIQKLGKALKKPFSKFSVKELVRYFMYLPLNFIPVVGTVAFIVIRGRARGNSVHDRYFQLKGWSASRKSEWLSKHKGPYTGRLRKSWIHEAQIASRAHMSAKLSTCDTLTYHAQFEALVWLTMTDVTSFGTAATLLEMVPVASIVFSFTNTVGAALWAADIEGKDTEMTKATAPELREAAKKVE; encoded by the exons ATGTTTTCTCTTTGCATCGTCATGTTATGCTTGAGGTTTACACTCGTCGTCTTCAATGCAGTGATCGACTCATTCTGGTCCCCATGGAACGCTTGGGCCACCTCAGGAGGAAACGCACCGGGGTTGGGGGCAAATGTGGGTCCCATTCCCGACAGGAAGGTGCCAAGTGTGGAGCTGACCGTTGCAGGAACAAGCTGCCAAGAACGTCATGGAAAACCAATGACGACATACATGGCAGTCACCCGAACACACAACAGGAGCTTGCAGCTCAGCTTTGTTGGCTACAAAGGTGATTTCTTGTCTCTAACAATTGCTTCTGCTTTTCCTCAAAATGTTGACAGAGATCACGACCACCCCGAGTCCCATACCTTAAATTTCTTCCCAAACAACTCTTTAAAAAGCACCTACACGACTCCCCTCcagacatcatcaaccttgATAAGTCGCGATAACGATAAGGATAACCACAACATCCGACACGACACAGACAAGATGCCCAACCGACTTGTTGAACAGGCCCAGGAGGTCGCGAAAGAGGACATCGACAAATACAAGGCCCTTCTGAACGATGCTGCCAGAAGCCGGTCTTACTTGTATCCCATCAAGGGGATTTTCTACTTCATGTCCCATCGCGAGCTGTGGAAGCCCCTGGCTTCGAAGCTGGTACCTTACCTCGGGCTCTATGCTTCAGTCATGGGACCCATGTTCTTCTTCACATATCTCCCTCAGTTGGCCATCATGGTCTTCGTGAACGGGCCTCTCGCTGTGCTCACAACTatccttcttgtcctcaaCGAGAGCGCAGCCGTTGTCTCGATCCTCTCGAAAAGTTTCCTGCTGCAGGACGCGCTTCTGGACACATTCGACGGTACACTGATCGCGAAAAACAAGACAGAGATTGTTGCAAATGGCAGAGAGGTCAACTCTCGGGGAGACGCTATTCAGAAACTGGGCAAGGCACTGAAGAAACCATTCAGCAAATTCAGCGTTAAGGAGCTGGTTCGATACTTCATGTACTTGCCTCTCAACTTTATTCCGGTTGTTGGAACAGTGGCCTTCATCGTTATCCGCGGCCGCGCTCGTGGCAACTCTGTTCATGATCGG TACTTCCAACTCAAAGGATGGTCTGCATCCAGAAAGTCTGAGTGGCTCTCAAAGCATAAGGGCCCCTACACTGG ACGCCTCCGAAAGTCTTGGATTCATGAAGCACAAATCGCTTCGAGAGCGCACATGTCGGCTAAACTATCCACCTGCGACACTCTGACGTATCACGCACAATTTGAGGCTTTGGTTTGGCTAACCATGACTGACGTTACCAGTTTCGGAACTGCTGCCACCCTTCTCGAGATGGTTCCGGTGGCGTCCATCGTCTTCTCGTTCACCAACACAG TTGGCGCTGCTCTCTGGGCCGCTGATATCGAGGGCAAGGATACCGAGATGACCAAGGCCACAGCCCCCGAACTCCgggaggcggccaagaaAGTGGAGTGA
- the GDT1 gene encoding GCR1-dependent translation factor 1 (BUSCO:EOG092646CB; EggNog:ENOG503NV4V; COG:U) has translation MKLRHKQSPLVLLLLQSLAATAVLAERQLDRDSVAADSYRSDPIIDTPAAVKKYGTKDAPIDGKDGRPHAGPFVELDSASESSKLPVLKDRPTDPTIIDGKKIPDSNDGVMDDKNRSEPKKGTTGLEGGVSEKDKERKLKEQTGEKVENKPQAPKEAPPLPHADQEKILAAAGDGEGRDKTSEDVSGLEKPADLPEKTHDKSLPLPDSAANIDHLDITKGSKGQSSGSGDDEAEGLIRPFHSFVLSLTMILFSEIGDKTFLVAALMAMKHDRMVVFTAALSALVAMTVLSAMLGHAVPALISERLTHFLAAALFTVFGVRLLREGLAMSPDEGVSAEMQEVEQELAEKEQEARKHGRRRSSVSPYALEMGLGTRKSRSKSRFPTPPRSPSSSPESRNRSGRNALGGFVSGLSNLFSLLLSPAWVQTFVMTFLGEWGDRSQIATIAMAAGQDYWWVTLGAVLGHACCTGVAVIGGRAIAGKVSLKVVTVGGAIAFLVFGFIYFIEALYS, from the exons ATGAAGCTGCGTCATAAGCAATCGCCACTCGTTCTCTTGCTCCTACAGTCCCTTGCCGCAACCGCTGTTCTCGCCGAACGACAGCTGGATAGGGACTCGGTTGCCGCCGACTCCTACAGATCAGACCCCATCATCGACACACCAGCTGCCGTCAAAAAGTATGGTACCAAGGATGCGCCGATTGACGGCAAGGACGGGAGGCCCCATGCTGGTCCCTTCGTCGAGCTCGACAGCGCATCCGAATCCTCCAAGTTGCCTGTCCTGAAAGACCGGCCGACCGATCCTACAATCATTGACGGAAAGAAGATCCCGGACAGCAACGACGGAGTCATGGATGACAAGAATCGATCGGAGCCCAAGAAGGGCACCACGGGATTGGAGGGCGGCGTGAGcgagaaggacaaggagcgGAAGCTCAAAGAGCAGACTGGCGAAAAGGTTGAAAACAAGCCCCAGGCACCAAAGGAAgcacctccccttccacacGCTGATCAGGAGAAGATCCTGGCCGCagctggagatggcgagggcaGAGATAAAACGTCAGAGGATGTCTCCGGTCTCGAG AAACCGGCAGACCTTCCCGAAAAGACCCACGACAAATCCCTTCCTTTGCCTGATTCAGCCGCCAACATCGACCATCTGGACATCACCAAGGGGAGCAAGGGCCAGAGTTCGGGCTCCGGAGACGATGAAGCCGAAGGCCTCATTCGACCTTTCCACTCGTTTGTCCTGTCTCTCACCATGATTCTCTTCTCTGAAATTGGTGACAAGACGTTCCTTGTTGCTGCCTTGATGGCGATGAAGCATGACCGGATGGTGGTCTTCACGGCCGCTCTCAGCGCCTTGGTTGCCATGACTGTCCTCTCGGCCATGTTGGGTCACGCCGTGCCTGCCCTAATCTCGGAGCGTCTGACGCATTTCCTCGCCGCTGCGCTCTTCACCGTCTTTGGTGTCCGACTGCTGCGTGAAGGTCTTGCCATGAGCCCGGACGAGGGTGTTTCCGCCGAGATGCAGGAGGTGGAACAAGAGTTGGCAGAAAAAGAGCAGGAGGCCAGAAAGCACGGTCGTAGAAGATCAAGTGTTTCACCGTATGCTCTGGAAATGGGCCTTGGCACTCGCAAGTCCCGATCCAAGTCTCGCTTccccactcctcctcgcAGCCCTTCGAGTTCGCCCGAGAGCCGCAACCGGTCTGGTCGTAACGCTCTCGGTGGATTTGTATCTGGCTTGAGCAATCTCTTTTCGCTGCTCCTGAGCCCTGCGTGGGTGCAGACCTTTGTCATGACTTTCCTTGGAGAGTGGGGTGACCGCAGTCAAATTGCTACCATTGCGATGGCGGCTGGTCAGGATTATTGGTGGGTGACTTTGGGTGCCGTCTTGGGCCATGCCTGCTGCACTGGTGTTGCAGTCATTGGGGGCAGAGCCATTGCCGGCAAGGTCAGTCTCAAAGTTG TTACTGTTGGAGGCGCCATCGCGTTCCTGGTATTCGGCTTCATCTACTTCATTGAGGCCTTGTATTCCTAG